TAGTAGAGTGATAGAGATAGGAAAGCTTTTTATGGAATCAAGAATGATGAAGTAACTGGCAGAGTAGGACAAATCCAAGTGTATGTCTACCTACCAATATTCTACATATTGTTCCTATCATAATTTCTCACTTATTTCATGtaaatatccatttttttttcttttatctattttttggtGGTGGGAAttccatttttcaatttaaaattcgAGTTTCGTTGATGATGGGAGATCTCATAATTGAAAAGTTATACGTTCGAATCTTACAAATATAGGTATTTAATCtactatttaataataatatattttttttattttctttgaatttttttataacaccacattgattaatttagattatcaatgtatttttttaagaaaatagaggTGTTTGTGCGTagtagtttaatttaaattgataacaattttttgctgaaaattaatcaaaaaattatttttaatgctTTTGATCTgtttaatttaagtaaaaagtGATAAATTTCTCCGACcaacttttgtaatttatctgtAAAATCGTACGTAATTTCTCAGCGAaactctattttattttttacttttcacttttatttttgaatactttatttattttttttaattaataatctctACTTTCATCATAATCAAAACTTATTTCCATTACAAAAATACGTAAATGTATGACAAAAATTTCggatttgagggaggttggtATGATTGAGACGATGACCAACTGAATTGGTTATTCACGTGATTCCAGGACAGGGTACGGCCACTGCTTCTAACATTAGCCTAGACTGCTTGTTTTCTTCATACTTTTATGTCTATcccacaaaaatttaatatggaaccaaaattaaattaattatgagtatattgtacttataatataattaatatatataaaaaataccaaaaatctacatttattttaatcgGGCCGTACCAACCCGGTTCTGGCGTTTCTTGAATCTACATATGTACGGCTTCATAATAACCACATGATCAATTTTGAATCAATATTTCACGTATGATCATAGCACTATAGAATGTTTATGCTTCCAGTACAACTTTTATTACTCGAAGTATTCTTACGGCTTCTATATTTCCTCTTCGTACGGTCCCATGATTTAAGTATCGAAAAGTTATAGTcgagatatttttaaatttgaactcccaaaaattaatatttatttataattaatgtgattaactgtaaaatctaatttaaataattggtTTTGAACTATTACTTGTGCCCCTTATTGTGTCAGTACATATCCATCATATCAATTTGTAGTTTGGATTAGATGGTCTACAACAACCTACGAAGCTTTAGAAGTTGGTCATTAATTGGACTGTTGAATTTTACCCAACTAGCTGCACTCCCCTACACACGTGTTGAGATTTTATTGCTTGATGGAATCCCATAagatattattgtaataataccattttattccaaaagaaaaaaaacatcttATCCAAGTTTTGTAAGTTGATCATTacactatatatttttttcaaatgttgCTGAAATTTCAGTACAACGATGTGCTTATTGagattttcaagaatattatctacgatacaatttttatttttcatatttttatgcacTGAATTGTCCGTAGGCATCTTGTATCACAGTTCATGTGTGATTGtcttatttttctaaactttgaagaaaatattattaaattaagttgtatttttaaagTGGGGCGGTATACGATACACATATAAGTAAAACACCAATGCATAAATAAAtgtacatttttaaaaattcatttatttaaaaatgcaCGAATGTGTATTTtgatgtatttaaaatttaaaatgtttttCAAGTAAtacgtataaaatattttgatgacTTAGTGAAAGacaatttgtaataattttcagggtaaattacattgacaatTCTTAAGCTTAGAtccaaatacataaatatctcCCTCGTCCcgtccaaaattataaatacaccccCTAAGAGATTGTCAGTCTAATATGTTTTAGGGGTAtttgtttaacttttttataccACTAAATAGGGAGTATACtcataattacaactaccaTATCTTCTTCCAGgagtgtacttgtaatttgtaaaatgggtgaatagtaatttatccccctgtgatattgaaaatgagcacattaccccctatgaaaaaaaatatagcaatttatctccttatacagggaggtaaatttcttcattttaaaaattataggggtataaatctttatttattttttcataagggggtaatttgctcatttgcaatatcacaaggggttgcttgcatttttttcctttatatatatatgtatatatatttatatatttaaagttaatttcaaaaaattactatgtaatttacactaattttctctaattaattgtAGGAGAATTGGTGTTGCAACGGCAAAAATCTCATTTCCaccttaataataataataattaataaatgttgCAAATCTAGAGAATTACTTTAATTGAAGACCGGAACAGCAGCAACTCTGATATGGTACgatacaatacaaaaaaacgCATATTCCCAACATGTCCAGACCCTCATTAATATAATCACtaacaagaattaattaatgaagaaGGTAACCAAATCAAGGTGTTTATTCCCGTGAGTGTGATGGTGGGTTGCCGGTGGcgtggcggtggtggtgggtggcggtggcggtggtggtgggggCAATTCCATTTTCCTTGGGAGGGTGGCAGGCAGAGATACGGATACAGACACAGACACAAGGTTGATGTATTGGGTTTTGGCCACTGTTGCCTCGTGATCGGAGAAGGCAGATCCATGGAAGACTGTTCCCGCTAGTCACGTGGCCTCTTTTGACTGCCCCATGACCAACTccatcatttctttttttcttttttgttttttgtatttgcgtgattaaaaattaaatatttttggtcgactaatgaattttatttaatttatttcgaatattagaattaaattagtttGAACAAAAGATTATAAGTAATTCTTTATCAATTCCatagattttattaataaaatagaaaatattaaaactactCGAAACTGaattaaaatgttatttttcaacCGTTTAAATTAACTTCctatcaatttttgtaataaaatggtatgttttttaaaaaaatttcaaatttataattttctttataatttattctagtCACAAAACCCACCCCCCTCCACACCCCACCCCACAAATTTGtatctatatgtgtatgtatagaGAGATGaggtctatatatatatatatgtagaatgAATGAATGGAAATGTGTATATAGGCAGAGGCCACAGTCCACACACCTCGTGCCTCATTCTTATTCTCCTCTTACACTAAATTACACCCTCTGCGAGGTGTAAGTAACCTCTGCCCTCTCTCTGCATACcccatttttatctaattttactGTGAGTTTTTTGGTTCCATGACAATCAATTGACGACAAACGTGGACTACTGCTCCACCTGCTGACTCCCATTTTTATTACCTTTATAAAGCTAACACACagacacagacacacacacaaacaccccccaccccacccccctcTTCATCTCTGCAGCTTATTATGTTATGTACGTACGACGCTCGTAAAACCAGCTCTCTTTCCTaagttgttgttgttgtgcAAACATCTTACTATTATTACACACACTCACTCTTCTCTCCCACTTAATTCTTGTATAAAAACCCTTTTTGTGTTGAGCTGAAAACCCCATTCTTGaattcatcatcatcgtcatgTACCACACTCAGAGCAATTCATTCTCGATGCTCTTCTCCATGGCTAATGGGCACAGAGGTTTTGATGAGGGGGAGATGTACTCTTTCACCACTTCTCCTTCTGCTTCTGTCGATTGTACTCTTTCCTTAGGCACGCCTTCTACTCGTCTTACCAGTGAGAGCGCCGCCCATCATCAGGAGAAGAAGCGTTCTTCTTGCATGTCTAACTTCGGCTGGAACATACTGCCATCCAAGCACACGCCGCCGCCCTCCGCTTCTTCCAAGGGCCACCGTGGAGGAAACAATGGCAACGCTGGTTCCGGAGGCGACCCGCTTCTGGCTCGTCGGTGTGCTAATTGTGACACTACTTCGACTCCCCTCTGGAGGAATGGACCTAGAGGCCCGAAGGTGATTGACTAATTTGATTGCTGTTTGATtctttgggtttttttttttttggttttggacTATACGTGCATGGGTAAATGGAGAGACTAATGATGGTGAGGGTTGATTGTTGCAGTCGCTATGCAATGCTTGTGGGATTCGTTTCAAGAAGGAAGAGAGGAGAGCGACGGCGGCAGCAGCCACCAGCAGCGGCGGAGCCGCCCACGGGTCCCATCTCGTCGACTCACAACACATGATGAATGGGGCCACTTGGGCTCAGCCCCACAAAACGCCGTGCTATTCTTCGGCCTATGGGAACGAATTCCGGTTCATAGAAGACGACGTCGCCGATCACCGCCGCGACTCAGAAACCGGCAGCGGCAGCGGCGCAATCCCATTCCTTTCTTGGCGTTTCAACGTGACTGACAGGCCGAGCCTTGTTCATGACTTCACAAGATAAACCCTCCAAGAACTAATCCCCACAAACTCAGAcccaaaaaaaccaaaaaaggaaattcaaaTATCAGAAAAGTAAAGGCCAAAAATCCCATTTGATGGTGATAGTGGTACTGTGACTGATAGCTATGGCTCATGagaaattcttttcttttcagctgtttttttctctttatggTTTGACGGATCTTACATACATAGATGGAGTGAAAATGAGTTAAATTCTATGTTTGTTGGTTAGATTTTGCTTTTTCTGCCTTTGTTCAGACTGcctccacatatatatatagctacgAACTCCCTTTTCTGTTGGTCTGTTTCATACACTTTCTTTCAACAATGACAAGTTATAGCCAACTGGTTTAGCTTTACGACCACTTGTTGCTTTCTGTTTGGTCGGATATGTCTTCCTCCTCCTACTCATATCTTCTTCTATATGTCTTGCTAATTTTCTTGTAGGTTTAGTGCTAAGAACTGGGGTGTTTCTTCATGCGCTCGCGGGTGTTGAATAATCAAATGTGCAGCTGAGCTAACATGCTCAAGAAAAATGCATGTTAATGTGCCAGACGAGATATCCGTAATTGGAATTTGGGGTTTTATTGTGGTTTTGGTCACCTAAGTGCTGCTATTTCTACGTTCAGGCTGTGTTCATGGGCACccttatcttttctttcttggttgCAAGTCATGAGCACCTTCGTCAACAGAAAATTCTCATCCAAATCaagtttattcaaattaaattaattataaagcaaatatgatatatttgttatgtaattgatttatttctttgattctaaattcaatttgaattagaatttcctTCAGCATTAACCCTCCTCTATTTGCGTCATTAATCCACCGATTTTATCGCCATTAATTGTTAAATAGTCATCTCCTCATAGTcttatttaatacatttttaaataagtagataaattattttattttaaaaataaagagcaTAGGAAGATAAtctactcatttataatattacaggACGTAAATTGCATCTaactcctttttctttttatatttttttgatcttTACGTATATGAGTTTGGAAGATTTGAATTCGTGCAGTTTTGGACAAAATTTCGATCATGTCGAGGCATGgtgaaaaacatatatatatagagagagagagataattATGCTAATATCTATAGGAGAGTAGTCAAAATACCTCTCTGCTAATGATAATTACGTTGAACTACCTTAAACCTGTCAGCCACCCATTCTTATACTGTTTTTCAATTCAGGAATGCTGACACTAAAATGAATATAACTATCAACATATGACCGTTGCTTTTTGTCCTTTCTATAAACTCTATGGTAGGCGACATCGAATGCTCTACCATCATAAACATTAATTTCATCCTCGGCTAGTTCTTGCTTTTTGCGtattaaaagataaatgcAGTTGATGTCACTGCGGTCGGAACACCACTATAATGGTGTTAGAAAGTATTGAAAATTTAGGAAGTTGCTTTATATCGCTAtcgagaaaaataaaattttagttcaataagTTAAGGAGTGCTGATTTTGgcctatttaaattaaaatttgtaatttgatcttttaatttcaaaattatgataattttagcCTTTTTTGGCCAAGCGTTATAGATTATGTCAGTACATAAATTAGGACATTCgatgaatttgatgatttggcAATTCAAGTTgtaaatttaatgtaattttgattCTGTACTTTTAAAGGGTTGATGATTTTcgtcttttaacttttaatgtagcaattttaatcctctatatttcaaaatattaatgattttGGCCATTAAGCTCAACTAGTGATCATTTCCACCTTTTATGAGAACACCCGGCGAAATTACacattttagtcccataatgTAGAGAGTTAAACAGTTTTAATACTTTactttttggaatttttaaaatagttctaaaattaaaaaaactcgaCAGATTTAATCCTCTactttaatgtaatttttaaaataatcccaaaattaaaaaaaaaattagacacATTTAATCCTCTACGTTAAGgaatttatgggactaaatgtgttgcttttttttaattttgaggccattttaaaattttcataaagcaTAGGACGAAATGTATTGAGTTTTTCCAATTATGGGACCATTTCAAAAATCCTGTAAAGGAGAAGCCAAAGGTGTTAAATCCCTTATCctataggactaaaagtgtaatttttcaccTAAAACCTCAATAATTGATCACATGCTTTTAATCAGATCCAACAtgctttcaaaataaaattaagttccCATAAACTTCATATCGGGATTTGATTACCTTGCCACCAAAATTAAGCCCTCAGTTTTATGAACTTCTTCCCACAACACTACCAGAACAGATGGTTCGCAAGTACTCTCCTTCAACAAGAAATGCAATGGGACATCTAAAATACACCAAGATTTGGGAGAGAATACGAGTAAGGAGAGATTGATCAagtaaatttttgaaacaatgcAGTTCTTAATATTATGATAGAAAAAAGCTTATTAGAAAGAAGTAAAGCGGATACCCCAAGTTCTGTCAAAGATCTAAGAGAGATTTACAAGACAGTACAaatatggacataggttaatccaAATACTTAAGATAATAGAACTCTTGAACCAAAATAACGGATGAGATCTCTCATTTTTGGTGTTCTACCCAGATCTCGGATGGTTGTAGATATCTCACCgcatttgttgttgtttgttGCTGTATGAGCCAAGTACCAATAAACCATATATTCTGATAGTATGGTTGGAAGAAATCCATAAAACTAAAGGCTTGGAATATCTAATGGCAGTCAAATCAAGGTATGAAGTTATCgaggcttaattttattttataagcaTGTAGGGTCTGACAAAAGCATATTAATATGGCTACTGAGCTTTTATCATAAAAGTGGAAAATGGTCACAATGGCTgctattttaaaacataaaaaactaGAATCACTACATCCAAAATTAGAGAACCAAAATTACCAACCTAAAGTTACTACaacaactacaaaaaaaaaaggatttagCGCGGATAAAACAACCGTTCCAAACACCATTCCTAATTAGAATGGATTTTGGAACTCTTTGGAAATGAAATCAGGTTGCTAACATCACAGTTCTCGTATATTCCATCCGTTGTCTTTGGATCAGTCAAACTGTTACCTAAACCATTTCAGTTTTTGTGTTACAAGTTGGATTCCTACTACCATGCCAAAATTGAAACGATAAaacattgtaatatatttcGGAACGGTGTTGTATTCATTGGAATGACATGCTAATTGTAGATAAGTACCGTTCCGAAACATACTCCAGAGTTTGTTGAAATATTggacaaatgaaaaaattattttaaaatgaggtacaatttggaaTGGTTTAAGTACTTAGAAAACCTTTCATTACAATACGTGTTCctaaatatggtatttttgaaaaataatgtgtGTGCCAAGGACAGTTCCAAAGCGAGTTACAATTTTGGAACGACATTagtagataaaaaatatcgtATTACAATATCCATTCCAACTGTGTTACAACGACTAAATTTAACGTTCCACACGTATTCCCATACCTGTTCCTAAATATGGTGCAACAACTATATTCTAACAGCTATTTTTTGGAGTTTCACACACAGTTTGTCTCAAATTTTACTATTCCAGTATCCGTTCCACTCCTACTAGAAAAAGGAGAGAATTTCAAACATTgaaacgattttttttttaatttgaccattacttttttttttgtgaaaaagtaattaataatgacaaacaacaagttaaataataagcaaaaagatagtatctttttaacacatagggataaaatagtgtttcatcaattaagtttattttagaagtgatttttctccAAGCATTATTCGATTTAGCTTTTATCTGCTTTCAGTTGTTTTACAAAcattatttacttttgattctgttacaactttcaattttttctaaaaaattatttcttgaaaagcAAAAGTTTTTGCAACACTCCCTTAGTGGAGTTCCCTTGATTTTAATGGGAAGGACAAGGGAGCCTGTTTGGGATGAAGTTCCTGGATTCTTCGAGGTAGTTGAGGGGATATGTACATATTGCTGGGTTTCTTAGGCTGGAGGTTACCTTATGGATAAGGATGTTTTCAATCATTCTTCTAGGACTGTCATGTGTCCCTTCTTGGACAGCTAGTGGTTATCTGGTTTGTGGGACCCTACAAATGTGGCATGAGTGATCCTACATGGATGCCACAGGCCACAAATGAATGACTCGTTGTATGGGCCTAACTGTACCTAGCTCTCTATTTCTAGCAAGTATCTTCCACGTATGCAATTTTCGGCTTAAA
Above is a genomic segment from Sesamum indicum cultivar Zhongzhi No. 13 linkage group LG13, S_indicum_v1.0, whole genome shotgun sequence containing:
- the LOC105176102 gene encoding GATA transcription factor 18-like, whose translation is MYHTQSNSFSMLFSMANGHRGFDEGEMYSFTTSPSASVDCTLSLGTPSTRLTSESAAHHQEKKRSSCMSNFGWNILPSKHTPPPSASSKGHRGGNNGNAGSGGDPLLARRCANCDTTSTPLWRNGPRGPKSLCNACGIRFKKEERRATAAAATSSGGAAHGSHLVDSQHMMNGATWAQPHKTPCYSSAYGNEFRFIEDDVADHRRDSETGSGSGAIPFLSWRFNVTDRPSLVHDFTR